A single window of Candidatus Rhabdochlamydia oedothoracis DNA harbors:
- the fabG gene encoding 3-oxoacyl-[acyl-carrier-protein] reductase, giving the protein MSLLANKNALITGGTAGIGKAIALAFLQQGANVAILGTNKEHAERVVEELQAAKIHQQQRIESFLVDVSLKLEVDNAIKDLMLSWESIDILVNNAGITRDGLLIRMSEEDFDRVIAVNLKSLFNLCRFVVPLMVKARSGNIINISSIVASTGNPGQFNYVASKAGVEGATKALAKEVASRNIRVNCIAPGFVQTRMTDKLTEEQRKHILSQIPMKTMGRPEDIANAVVFLASHLSNYITGQILAVDGGMVM; this is encoded by the coding sequence ATGTCGCTCTTAGCAAATAAAAATGCTTTGATTACAGGAGGCACCGCTGGTATTGGTAAAGCTATTGCTTTAGCATTTCTGCAGCAGGGAGCAAATGTAGCTATTTTAGGAACAAATAAAGAGCATGCAGAACGCGTTGTAGAAGAGCTGCAAGCGGCTAAGATTCATCAACAACAAAGAATAGAATCCTTTCTTGTAGATGTCTCTCTTAAGCTAGAAGTGGATAACGCAATTAAGGATTTGATGCTCTCTTGGGAATCGATAGATATTTTAGTCAATAACGCCGGCATTACTCGCGATGGTCTATTGATTAGAATGAGCGAAGAAGACTTTGATCGAGTCATTGCAGTAAACCTCAAGTCGCTTTTTAATTTATGTCGCTTTGTTGTTCCTCTTATGGTAAAAGCTCGTAGTGGAAATATTATTAATATTTCCTCTATTGTAGCTTCAACAGGCAATCCGGGTCAGTTTAACTATGTAGCATCTAAAGCAGGTGTTGAAGGTGCTACAAAAGCGCTAGCAAAAGAGGTTGCCTCTCGCAATATCCGCGTCAATTGCATAGCACCGGGGTTTGTTCAGACGCGTATGACAGATAAATTAACAGAAGAGCAAAGAAAGCATATCTTAAGTCAAATCCCTATGAAAACCATGGGCAGGCCTGAAGATATTGCAAATGCAGTTGTCTTTCTGGCAAGTCATCTTTCTAACTACATCACAGGCCAAATATTGGCTGTAGATGGCGGAATGGTGATGTGA
- the acpP gene encoding acyl carrier protein: MSTEKSMEQEALEKEVLDIVIEQLQLDPTLVSLEKSFSEDLSTDSLDLTELIMAFEERFGFEIPQEEAEKLYIVRDVVGYIQKKRNEKDKKTSAT; this comes from the coding sequence ATGTCAACCGAGAAATCTATGGAACAAGAAGCTCTTGAAAAAGAAGTACTTGATATTGTTATTGAACAACTGCAATTAGATCCCACTCTAGTTTCTTTAGAAAAATCTTTTTCAGAAGATCTTAGTACAGACTCTTTAGATCTTACAGAGCTAATTATGGCCTTTGAAGAGCGTTTTGGATTTGAAATTCCACAAGAAGAAGCTGAAAAACTCTATATCGTCAGAGATGTAGTGGGCTACATTCAAAAAAAGCGCAATGAAAAAGATAAAAAAACTTCTGCAACTTAA
- a CDS encoding IS30 family transposase encodes MIFNNQTQGETLPKGYHHLTYDQRCQIYILKARGDTSSSIANILKVHHSTISRELKRNKGQRGYRHQQAQEKAFLRKNSQPNKKMTPQIVTRIEEKIKLQWSPIQISGWLKRHGKEHVSHETIYNHIWKDKRQGGQLYRELRHRGKKYNKQRKGASGRGNMPGRIDIKQRPCIVEKKTRLGDWELDTVIGAGHKGVIVSMVERTSKLTKLAKVSHKTAEEVSQALIEQLKPIKDFVHTLTADNGKEFAYHQMVSFELETDFYFATPYHSWERGLNEHTNGLVRQYFPKTQSFLDTTSKDIERVETLLNNRPRKALNFETPLEVFTRLSTNMLCSGAQ; translated from the coding sequence GTGATTTTTAACAATCAAACACAAGGAGAGACCTTGCCTAAAGGCTACCATCACCTAACCTATGACCAAAGATGTCAGATTTATATTTTAAAAGCTAGAGGAGATACATCTAGCTCAATAGCAAACATTCTAAAAGTTCATCATAGCACTATTAGTAGGGAACTTAAGAGAAATAAAGGGCAACGAGGATACCGTCATCAGCAAGCTCAAGAAAAAGCATTTCTTAGAAAAAATTCTCAGCCCAATAAAAAAATGACTCCTCAAATAGTTACCCGTATTGAAGAAAAAATCAAGTTGCAATGGAGCCCTATACAAATATCCGGATGGCTTAAAAGACATGGTAAAGAACATGTTAGTCATGAGACCATCTATAATCATATCTGGAAAGATAAACGACAGGGAGGACAGCTTTATAGAGAGCTCCGTCATCGAGGGAAAAAATATAACAAGCAGAGAAAGGGAGCTTCTGGAAGAGGGAACATGCCTGGTCGTATAGATATTAAGCAACGGCCTTGTATTGTAGAAAAAAAGACTCGTTTAGGAGACTGGGAACTAGATACAGTCATAGGGGCAGGACATAAAGGCGTAATTGTATCAATGGTAGAAAGAACTTCCAAGCTAACTAAGCTCGCCAAAGTTTCTCATAAAACTGCAGAGGAAGTAAGTCAAGCGTTAATTGAACAACTTAAACCTATCAAAGATTTTGTACACACATTAACAGCAGACAACGGAAAAGAATTTGCCTATCACCAAATGGTTAGTTTCGAGCTAGAGACAGACTTCTACTTTGCAACGCCCTACCATTCTTGGGAAAGAGGCTTAAATGAGCATACAAACGGACTAGTTAGGCAATATTTTCCTAAAACACAAAGCTTTTTAGATACGACTTCCAAGGATATAGAAAGGGTGGAAACTTTACTAAATAACAGACCTAGAAAGGCTCTCAACTTCGAAACTCCACTAGAAGTGTTTACGAGATTATCTACAAACATGCTATGCTCGGGTGCACAATAG
- a CDS encoding Hsp20/alpha crystallin family protein → MKEIISYSKGEFKMSKLLPSMFNIKKGSINALPGFLQEFEQILQSEGKDQGLTIYDEKNNIVIEAAMPGLKSDEIEINLNKGMLWIKGEKKEEEIDKNKKFYKKSFRSYSYNIVLPDEIDENQEPDAWPFQP, encoded by the coding sequence ATGAAAGAGATCATATCTTATAGCAAAGGAGAATTTAAAATGTCCAAATTACTTCCATCCATGTTTAATATCAAAAAAGGATCTATAAATGCCTTGCCCGGTTTTTTGCAAGAATTTGAACAAATTCTTCAAAGTGAAGGAAAAGATCAAGGACTTACCATTTATGATGAAAAAAATAATATTGTTATAGAAGCAGCTATGCCTGGTTTAAAATCAGACGAGATTGAAATAAATTTAAATAAAGGAATGCTTTGGATAAAAGGTGAAAAGAAAGAAGAAGAAATAGATAAAAATAAAAAATTTTATAAAAAATCTTTTCGATCTTATTCTTACAATATTGTTCTTCCTGATGAAATAGACGAGAATCAAGAACCAGATGCTTGGCCCTTTCAACCTTGA
- a CDS encoding ABC transporter permease, with protein sequence MKQKNSLAKVISLLSIAAVYLFLYVPLAVLLIFSFNTASFPSPWEGFTWNWYVELFQSEHLWQSFLNSLIVAFSATLLSLLMGIFLIFYCSQGGRIRTFLTLFYGNLIIPETVLAIGLLGFFTIIKVSLGIDTLIVAHTVLGLGFVIPIVYARFLELDDRMTEASLVLGATPIQTFLRVILPLLRPSLIATGLLVFILSFDDFILSYFCVGSNSQTLSLYILSMLRSGISPVVNALSAILLTLSSFLVFLFFSIKSRTKIF encoded by the coding sequence ATGAAACAAAAAAATAGTTTAGCAAAAGTCATTTCCCTTTTATCTATTGCAGCGGTTTATTTATTCCTGTATGTTCCCTTAGCTGTTCTTCTTATTTTTTCTTTTAATACAGCTTCTTTCCCCTCTCCCTGGGAAGGATTTACTTGGAATTGGTATGTAGAGCTATTTCAATCTGAACACCTTTGGCAATCTTTTCTTAATTCCTTAATCGTAGCTTTTTCTGCAACTCTTTTAAGTCTATTAATGGGTATTTTTTTAATCTTTTATTGCTCTCAAGGAGGGAGGATTCGTACTTTTTTAACGCTATTCTATGGAAATCTCATCATTCCTGAAACCGTATTGGCAATTGGCTTGCTCGGGTTCTTTACCATAATTAAGGTTTCTTTAGGAATTGACACTTTAATTGTTGCCCATACAGTCTTAGGATTGGGATTTGTTATTCCTATTGTTTATGCTCGATTCTTAGAATTGGATGATCGCATGACAGAGGCCTCTTTAGTGCTAGGAGCTACACCTATTCAGACATTTTTACGCGTAATACTACCCCTGCTACGACCATCTCTTATTGCAACGGGTCTACTGGTTTTTATTCTCTCTTTTGATGACTTTATTCTTTCTTACTTTTGTGTTGGCAGTAATAGTCAAACTCTTTCCCTCTACATACTATCCATGTTACGCTCAGGGATTTCCCCTGTTGTCAATGCCCTCTCAGCTATTTTGCTGACATTAAGCAGCTTTCTTGTGTTTCTCTTTTTTTCCATTAAATCTAGAACAAAAATCTTTTAA
- a CDS encoding ABC transporter permease codes for MIFISSFLYITNTGAIGGITLQKITFFLRPVYLKVIFNSLILALSNACICLTIAYPFAYFLTFNSKRFKNVLLFLLIVPFWTNFLLHVYAWFFVLEKKGLINQFLQLIGIIDNPLHMLNTPFAIMIMMVYYYLPFMVMPLYSAMEQIDNRLIEASYDLGASWFHTLRRVLLPLTKRGLQAGFFLVFIPSFGEFAIPELMGGDKWMFVGTVISSFILDEQTSSLGAAFTAVASICLLLSAILLYFLIDRMIPGRAYETKK; via the coding sequence ATGATTTTTATTTCTAGCTTTTTATACATAACGAACACAGGCGCTATCGGAGGCATCACTCTACAAAAAATCACTTTTTTTTTACGTCCTGTATATTTAAAAGTGATCTTTAATTCTTTAATTTTAGCTCTGAGCAATGCTTGTATTTGCTTAACCATTGCCTATCCTTTTGCTTATTTTTTGACCTTTAATAGTAAGAGATTTAAAAATGTACTGCTATTTTTATTAATTGTGCCTTTCTGGACTAACTTTCTTTTACATGTGTACGCTTGGTTTTTCGTATTAGAAAAAAAAGGACTTATTAATCAATTCTTGCAATTAATAGGGATTATAGACAATCCCTTACATATGTTAAATACCCCCTTTGCTATCATGATTATGATGGTCTATTACTACTTGCCTTTCATGGTTATGCCTCTTTACTCGGCTATGGAACAAATTGATAATCGTCTTATAGAGGCCTCTTATGATTTAGGTGCAAGTTGGTTTCATACTCTGCGTCGCGTGCTACTGCCTTTAACTAAACGAGGATTACAGGCAGGATTTTTCTTAGTCTTTATTCCTTCTTTTGGCGAGTTTGCAATTCCAGAGCTCATGGGTGGAGATAAGTGGATGTTTGTGGGGACTGTAATTTCTAGCTTTATTCTCGACGAACAAACAAGTTCATTGGGAGCTGCTTTTACAGCAGTGGCTTCGATTTGTCTTTTGCTAAGTGCTATTCTTCTCTATTTTTTAATCGATCGTATGATCCCTGGACGCGCTTATGAAACAAAAAAATAG